A window of the Thermoleophilia bacterium SCSIO 60948 genome harbors these coding sequences:
- a CDS encoding YbhB/YbcL family Raf kinase inhibitor-like protein has product MPQELNVQDLKVSSEAFDGHKRIPDKHTTEGEDVSPPISWSGVPDGTKSFAIVCHDPDAPLVDGFTHWVGYGISGDTTSLGEGEDPPKLGVHTMGEQAYMGPAPPPGHGPHHYYFWVYALDEDLNLEPGLDRRALLEAIEDHVIEQARLIGTYDR; this is encoded by the coding sequence ATGCCCCAAGAGCTGAACGTCCAGGACCTCAAGGTGTCGTCGGAAGCCTTCGACGGCCACAAGCGGATCCCCGACAAGCACACGACCGAGGGCGAGGACGTATCGCCGCCGATCTCGTGGTCGGGCGTGCCCGATGGCACGAAGTCGTTCGCGATCGTCTGCCACGACCCCGACGCGCCGCTCGTCGACGGCTTCACCCACTGGGTCGGCTACGGCATCTCCGGCGACACGACGTCGCTCGGCGAGGGTGAGGACCCGCCGAAGCTCGGTGTCCACACGATGGGCGAGCAGGCCTACATGGGCCCGGCGCCGCCTCCCGGTCACGGACCCCACCACTACTACTTCTGGGTCTACGCGCTCGACGAGGATCTCAATCTCGAGCCGGGGCTCGACCGCCGCGCGCTCCTCGAGGCGATCGAGGACCACGTGATCGAACAGGCCAGGCTGATCGGGACCTACGACCGCTAG